Sequence from the Cyanobacterium sp. T60_A2020_053 genome:
ACAGGTAAATTAATCATTATTACTGGACCTAGTGGCGTAGGTAAAGGCACATTAGTGCAACAATTAACCACTAGAAATAATAATTTTTTTGTTTCCACTTCTGCCACCACAAGGCAACCACGAGAGGGAGAAAAACATGGTAGAGAATATTATTTTTTATCTGTTAATGAGTTTCAAAATATGATTGATAACTCTGATTTTCTGGAGTGGGCAGAGTATGCAGGAAATTTTTATGGTACTCCCAAACAACCAGTTATGGAACAAATTGCACAGGGAAAAAATGTTATTTTAGAAATTGAGGTGGAGGGCGCTGGGCAGGTTAAAAATAATTTTTCTGAAGCATTGTCCATTTTTATTTTACCGCCATCTTTAACAGAATTAGAGCGAAGATTACGAGGTAGAGGTAACGATAAAGAAGAAGCAATTATCAAAAGATTAGCGAAAGCAAAAGAAGAAATTAACGCCGTTGATGAATTTGATTATCAAGTAACAAACGATCAATTAGAAGTAACTATTGCTAAACTTGAGGAAATAATTTCTAGGTAGCGCCCCTCTCCTGTGGGAGAGGGGTTGGGGTGAGGGCATTTAAACAGAATTATTATGATAAATTTCGAGGCGCGATAGTTTGCCCGTAATAGAATTTTTTGATCAGATTTCCTAACCAAAAATAAGCTCCAATACTACTCAAATTAATAATAGTTGTAGTCATGATAACTGCCCTAGGTAAAAGATTACCATGAAGCACAATTAACGGCATTAAAGACCAAATAATTAAGTTAATAATTAATATAGCTAAACGAATTTTTTTAATGTTTTCTAGAGCACTCCGACAATCAGCGCACTCCACCGTATGGGAATGATAACGTTCTAATAATACCTCATGGGTTGGGGTTGGAGGAAAAGATTGATCGGGAAATAATTCC
This genomic interval carries:
- the gmk gene encoding guanylate kinase, whose translation is MKKTGKLIIITGPSGVGKGTLVQQLTTRNNNFFVSTSATTRQPREGEKHGREYYFLSVNEFQNMIDNSDFLEWAEYAGNFYGTPKQPVMEQIAQGKNVILEIEVEGAGQVKNNFSEALSIFILPPSLTELERRLRGRGNDKEEAIIKRLAKAKEEINAVDEFDYQVTNDQLEVTIAKLEEIISR